A window of Solanum stenotomum isolate F172 chromosome 3, ASM1918654v1, whole genome shotgun sequence contains these coding sequences:
- the LOC125858921 gene encoding uncharacterized protein LOC125858921 has protein sequence MIQTALADVVTPLSTTIDVFAARISVCECGQGATEEVTALKAAIVVLRSDVDQLKSTNMSIIFGTVEILDVPDMSPATTGDEIRVEKAVDPESEAKIYEEMLEVDEKAS, from the coding sequence ATGATTCAAACTGCCTTGGCTGATGTTGTGACACCCTTGAGCACTACCATTGACGTCTTTGCGGCTAGGATATCGGTGTGTGAGTGTGGCCAAGGAGCCACCGAGGAGGTGACGGCCTTAAAGGCCgctattgttgtgttgaggAGTGATGTGGATCAGCTAAAGTCCACCAACATGTCCATTATCTTCGGGACGGTGGAGATTCTAGATGTACCAGATATGTCTCcagctaccaccggagatgagaTTAGAGTTGAGAAAGCAGTTGATCCTGAGTCTGAGGCAAAGATTTATGAGGAGATGCTCGAGGTGGATGAGAAAGCTTCATAA